One genomic region from Saprospiraceae bacterium encodes:
- the dusB gene encoding tRNA dihydrouridine synthase DusB, producing the protein MIKIADIELGDFPILLAPMEDVSDPPFRALCKVQGCDLLYTEFISVEGLIRDATKSIQKLDIYPEERPIGIQIFGGEIDSMMKALPYVEEAQPEILDINYGCPVHNVVCKDAGAGILKDIPKMIALTKAIVDNTHLPVTVKTRLGWDHQSIKIHEVVQRLQDVGIKAISIHARTRAQMYKGEADWSYIAKIKNDPGIHIPVFGNGDIDSPQKAKEYKERYGPDGIMIGRASIGNPWVFREIKHFLATGELLPPPDLAERIRVVKAHLDFSVRWKGPKLGVLEMRRHYKNYFRGIEDIRPVRERLVLEPEASGILAILQELAETKYFQPDLALA; encoded by the coding sequence ATGATCAAAATAGCAGACATAGAATTAGGAGATTTCCCCATTTTATTAGCCCCGATGGAGGATGTGAGTGATCCACCCTTCAGGGCTTTGTGTAAAGTGCAGGGGTGTGATTTGTTGTATACTGAATTTATTTCAGTAGAAGGATTGATCAGGGATGCAACCAAGAGTATTCAAAAATTAGATATTTATCCTGAAGAACGACCGATCGGCATCCAAATATTTGGCGGAGAGATCGATTCCATGATGAAGGCTCTACCTTATGTGGAAGAGGCTCAACCGGAGATATTGGATATCAATTATGGTTGTCCAGTGCATAATGTAGTATGCAAAGATGCCGGAGCAGGTATACTAAAAGATATACCCAAAATGATTGCCCTGACCAAAGCAATCGTAGATAACACCCATCTTCCGGTGACTGTCAAAACCAGGCTGGGGTGGGATCATCAAAGCATTAAAATTCATGAGGTAGTACAAAGGCTGCAGGATGTCGGCATCAAAGCTATCAGTATTCATGCTCGTACACGTGCTCAAATGTACAAAGGAGAGGCAGATTGGTCTTATATAGCAAAAATCAAAAATGATCCGGGTATTCATATTCCGGTGTTTGGCAATGGTGACATAGATTCTCCCCAAAAAGCTAAAGAGTATAAAGAAAGGTATGGGCCGGACGGTATCATGATTGGTAGAGCCAGCATAGGTAATCCCTGGGTTTTTAGAGAAATCAAACACTTTCTGGCGACTGGAGAGTTATTGCCTCCGCCTGATTTGGCGGAGAGAATAAGAGTTGTGAAAGCCCATCTCGATTTTTCAGTTCGATGGAAAGGCCCCAAATTGGGTGTATTGGAGATGAGGAGGCACTATAAAAACTATTTTAGGGGCATAGAAGATATCAGACCTGTTAGAGAAAGGCTCGTCCTGGAGCCTGAAGCAAGTGGAATTCTTGCTATTCTTCAGGAATTGGCAGAAACTAAATATTTTCAACCTGACCTAGCATTGGCATAG
- a CDS encoding HD domain-containing protein — protein MIFKLTTYEKKIFEVIKQAAEGLGVKSYVVGGFVRDKLLGRSSPDIDIVVVGDGIKLAQEVAGKLYPIPRISVFQRFGTAQIIYGDLNLEFVGARKESYREDSRKPMIEDGSLEDDLRRRDFTINAMAVSLHDEDFGQLIDLFDGMKHLEHKCIKTPLEPERTFSDDPLRMLRAIRFANQLEYTIEERTFEGIRQSANRISIISMERISGELEKIMLCDQPSIGFKLLHKATLLKYILPELTALEGVEFIDGKGHKDNFFHTLMVVDNVCETSKNIWLRWAALFHDIGKPATKRFNGKQGWTFHGHDLLGASMLPRIFKRLRLPTDHRMKYVQNLVRLHLRPISLTKEEITDSAIRRVLFEAGEDIDDLMILCEADITSKRADKVKNILENYQLVRSKMVEIEEKDRLRNWQPPIGGEEIMATFGLKPSFQVGVIKTAIREAILDGKIENEYEQAKQFMIAEAEKMGIFPINTN, from the coding sequence GTGATATTTAAGCTGACTACATATGAGAAAAAGATATTTGAAGTTATCAAACAAGCCGCTGAAGGGCTTGGGGTCAAATCCTATGTAGTCGGTGGATTTGTACGGGATAAACTATTAGGCAGATCTTCGCCGGATATAGATATTGTAGTGGTTGGTGATGGGATCAAACTCGCTCAGGAGGTAGCTGGCAAGCTATATCCTATACCACGCATTAGTGTATTCCAACGTTTTGGTACTGCGCAGATTATCTATGGCGATCTCAATCTGGAGTTTGTAGGTGCAAGAAAAGAATCCTATCGTGAAGATTCCCGAAAACCGATGATAGAAGATGGCAGTCTTGAAGATGATCTTCGTCGCAGAGATTTTACTATTAACGCCATGGCTGTGAGTTTGCACGACGAGGACTTTGGACAGTTGATAGATCTTTTTGATGGCATGAAACACCTGGAGCATAAGTGCATAAAGACACCTCTCGAGCCAGAAAGAACCTTCTCTGATGATCCACTCCGTATGCTCAGGGCTATCCGGTTTGCGAACCAACTTGAATATACCATTGAAGAACGTACTTTTGAAGGCATTAGACAAAGCGCCAACAGGATATCCATCATTTCAATGGAAAGGATCTCTGGTGAATTGGAGAAGATTATGTTATGTGATCAGCCTTCAATAGGATTCAAACTCCTTCATAAAGCCACTTTACTTAAATATATCCTGCCGGAATTGACCGCTTTGGAAGGGGTGGAATTTATCGATGGTAAAGGGCACAAAGACAATTTTTTCCATACCCTGATGGTGGTGGACAATGTCTGCGAAACATCCAAAAATATTTGGCTTCGATGGGCTGCGTTATTTCATGATATTGGCAAGCCTGCTACCAAAAGATTTAATGGCAAACAAGGTTGGACATTTCACGGTCATGATTTACTTGGGGCCAGTATGCTGCCCCGGATATTCAAGCGACTCCGACTTCCTACAGACCATCGGATGAAATATGTCCAGAATCTGGTCCGTCTGCATCTAAGACCAATCAGCCTGACCAAAGAGGAAATCACGGATAGCGCCATTAGAAGAGTACTATTTGAAGCAGGTGAGGATATAGATGATCTGATGATCTTATGTGAAGCTGACATCACCAGCAAAAGGGCAGATAAAGTAAAAAACATACTGGAAAATTATCAACTGGTCAGATCTAAAATGGTGGAGATCGAAGAGAAGGACAGGCTCCGCAACTGGCAACCTCCCATAGGGGGCGAGGAGATCATGGCAACGTTTGGATTGAAACCATCGTTTCAGGTAGGCGTCATTAAAACTGCCATCCGTGAAGCGATTTTAGATGGCAAGATCGAAAATGAATATGAGCAGGCTAAACAGTTCATGATTGCAGAAGCGGAAAAAATGGGAATCTTTCCAATTAATACAAATTGA
- a CDS encoding FKBP-type peptidyl-prolyl cis-trans isomerase, translated as MKKLIYITALILAIAFFSCSKDKQTDEEKIQEYLTQNNITAVRHESGLYYVIKTEGTGANPNANNTVTVHYKGFLTNGQQFDGTTTSPATFKLSGLIPGWQIGIPLIKKGGDITLILPSVLGYGTQGVGSIPPNSVLVFDIQLLDVK; from the coding sequence ATGAAAAAATTAATCTACATCACTGCCTTGATACTGGCGATTGCCTTTTTTAGTTGTTCAAAGGATAAACAGACTGATGAAGAAAAAATCCAGGAGTATTTGACTCAAAACAATATTACTGCGGTCAGACATGAGTCAGGATTGTACTATGTGATCAAGACTGAAGGGACAGGTGCAAACCCTAATGCCAACAATACAGTAACCGTTCACTATAAAGGATTCCTAACCAATGGACAGCAATTTGATGGTACTACGACGAGCCCGGCAACTTTTAAACTTTCTGGCCTTATCCCTGGCTGGCAGATAGGCATTCCTTTGATCAAAAAAGGCGGAGATATCACCTTGATCCTTCCCAGTGTATTGGGGTATGGCACTCAGGGAGTTGGAAGCATTCCACCCAATAGTGTTTTGGTCTTTGATATTCAGTTATTAGATGTCAAATAA
- a CDS encoding histidine phosphatase family protein yields MKYISIFLLLIGICSCQPKTHIFIVRHAEKIDNSRDPELSESGKMRSANLAIILKKEHITEVYSTNYKRTLQTAQPICDLIGGAPIIYTPDSLNYLAAKLISKMKPILVVGHSNSTLSLLDAMGIQHRMKVISDDDYSNLFKVTISKKGKKKRLEELKF; encoded by the coding sequence ATGAAATATATATCCATTTTTTTATTATTAATCGGCATATGTTCATGCCAACCAAAGACCCATATTTTTATTGTAAGACATGCTGAAAAAATAGACAATAGCAGAGACCCTGAGTTGAGTGAGTCAGGTAAAATGCGCTCTGCAAACTTGGCTATTATATTAAAAAAAGAGCATATAACGGAGGTATACAGTACTAATTATAAAAGGACGCTCCAGACTGCGCAGCCCATCTGTGATCTTATCGGTGGAGCTCCAATTATATATACTCCTGACTCGCTTAATTATTTGGCAGCCAAGCTTATATCCAAGATGAAACCTATTCTGGTGGTCGGTCATAGTAATTCGACTTTGAGTCTGCTGGATGCCATGGGTATCCAACATAGAATGAAGGTCATCTCCGATGATGATTATTCCAATTTATTTAAAGTGACGATTTCGAAGAAAGGAAAGAAAAAGAGACTCGAAGAACTGAAGTTCTGA
- the lpxB gene encoding lipid-A-disaccharide synthase: protein MKYYLIAGEASGDLHGARLIRQLHLRDQDAEVQAWGGDLMAQAGATIKKHYRELAFMGFVEVIQNLRTIFKNIEFCKKDIQSFKPDALILIDYPGFNLRIAQWAKAQGYKVFYYISPQLWAWKADRAKIIKSSVDKLYTILPFENAFYQPYGIIPEYVGHPLLEAVAEYKTDPEIVKKLAGSKILALLPGSRKQEISKMLPLYLRATASFPEYKAVIAAAPSQPIELYEQIMSDVGVSAEIIKNQTYDVLSLASLAWVSSGTATLETALFGVPQVVCYTGNWISYQIAKRLVKVKYISLVNLILDQAVIPELIQDEFNITRLVQTTQNLNISQIKSHYSRLNQLLQPLNASQRVASSIISSISN from the coding sequence ATGAAATATTACCTCATAGCCGGTGAAGCATCAGGAGATCTGCATGGAGCCCGATTGATAAGGCAGCTCCATTTGCGTGACCAGGACGCAGAGGTGCAAGCCTGGGGCGGTGACCTCATGGCCCAGGCTGGCGCGACTATTAAAAAACATTATCGCGAACTGGCTTTCATGGGATTTGTCGAGGTGATTCAAAATCTACGCACTATATTTAAAAACATCGAATTCTGCAAAAAAGATATACAGTCATTTAAACCTGATGCCCTGATATTGATCGATTACCCGGGTTTTAATCTCCGCATTGCCCAATGGGCTAAAGCGCAGGGATACAAGGTATTCTATTATATATCCCCTCAACTTTGGGCGTGGAAAGCAGATCGGGCCAAAATCATCAAATCCTCTGTAGATAAATTGTATACGATTCTCCCTTTTGAAAATGCGTTTTATCAACCTTATGGCATCATCCCGGAGTATGTAGGTCACCCGCTACTGGAGGCAGTAGCAGAATACAAAACCGATCCCGAAATTGTAAAAAAATTGGCCGGTAGCAAGATCCTGGCCTTACTTCCAGGCAGTAGAAAACAAGAGATTTCTAAAATGTTGCCATTGTATCTACGGGCAACAGCTTCATTTCCAGAATACAAAGCAGTTATAGCAGCTGCCCCATCTCAACCAATTGAATTGTACGAACAGATAATGTCTGATGTTGGAGTCAGTGCAGAGATCATTAAAAATCAAACCTATGATGTCTTATCGCTCGCATCCCTGGCCTGGGTGAGCTCAGGGACCGCCACCCTTGAAACAGCCCTATTTGGGGTACCACAGGTAGTGTGCTACACTGGCAACTGGATTTCCTATCAAATCGCGAAAAGGCTAGTCAAAGTCAAATATATATCCCTGGTGAATCTGATCCTTGACCAGGCAGTCATTCCAGAGCTGATTCAGGATGAATTTAATATTACTCGTCTAGTTCAGACCACACAAAATTTAAATATCAGCCAGATTAAATCACATTATTCCCGCCTCAATCAATTATTGCAACCATTGAATGCCTCTCAACGGGTAGCTAGCTCCATTATTTCTTCAATTTCAAATTAA
- the surE gene encoding 5'/3'-nucleotidase SurE: MAKPLILITNDDGLFAPGIRALVNIAADFGDLVIVAPDSPQSGQGHAVTLEKPLRINPVITFGAHEAYECSGTPVDCVKLAKHLVLKDRKVDLCLSGINHGANSSINIIYSGTMSAAMEASIEGINSIGFSLLDYSFDADFDSAASYIRSIIDKTLTKGLYHTSLLNVNIPKLKQHEIKGIRVCRQAEGRWIEEFMEGTDPRGQKYYWLSGQFVSDDHLDDTDEWALRNGYISIVPSGHNLTRFQAIEPLKYFEHE; encoded by the coding sequence ATGGCTAAACCACTCATATTAATAACCAACGATGACGGACTATTTGCCCCGGGTATCAGGGCACTTGTCAACATTGCAGCAGATTTTGGCGATTTAGTCATTGTAGCTCCAGACAGCCCTCAGTCAGGGCAGGGACATGCAGTGACACTTGAAAAACCGCTCAGAATCAATCCGGTAATCACCTTTGGCGCTCACGAAGCTTACGAATGCAGCGGTACTCCTGTCGATTGTGTCAAACTTGCCAAGCACCTTGTTTTAAAAGATCGCAAAGTAGATCTATGTCTTTCAGGTATCAATCACGGAGCCAATTCCTCAATCAATATTATTTATTCTGGTACTATGTCAGCGGCCATGGAGGCATCCATCGAGGGCATTAATTCTATAGGGTTTTCTTTGCTTGATTATTCGTTTGATGCAGATTTCGATTCAGCCGCCTCCTATATCAGGTCGATTATTGATAAAACCCTGACCAAAGGCCTTTATCATACAAGCTTGTTGAATGTCAACATACCCAAACTCAAACAACATGAGATCAAAGGTATCAGAGTGTGCCGTCAGGCGGAGGGTCGTTGGATTGAAGAGTTTATGGAAGGTACGGACCCCAGGGGGCAAAAATATTATTGGTTGAGCGGCCAGTTTGTCTCTGATGATCACCTGGATGATACAGATGAATGGGCATTACGAAACGGCTACATATCTATCGTTCCATCAGGACACAATTTGACCAGATTCCAGGCTATCGAACCTTTAAAATATTTTGAGCATGAATAA
- the holA gene encoding DNA polymerase III subunit delta, translating to MDVEELIEKIRTGSRAPLYLLHGEEPFFIDQISNYIQDHLLNETEQVFNQRIFYGKDSDYKMILDEARQYPMMSTHRLVVLREAQEMRSFLELEAYFENPVASTILVLCYKYKKLDQRTKAAKFLKQNGVIFESKKLYDNQLSPWILQEAGKKGIKLKPEAAHLLAEYLGADLGGIAQNLDKIKLSVEPEQTVSAQDLEPIIGIHKEFNVFEMQKALGQRDKHKIFQIVDYFDSNPKSNPLVMTLASLFNFFSKLYVAKAGDHRNDKDLLSALQLKSSFFLKEYKEALKHYSLRQLENVLFLLREYDLKSKGVNSKGGEDGQMLKELISRVLM from the coding sequence ATGGATGTAGAAGAACTGATAGAAAAAATTCGGACAGGTAGCCGTGCACCGCTTTATTTGTTGCACGGGGAAGAACCTTTTTTTATAGATCAAATATCAAATTATATTCAAGATCACTTGCTCAATGAAACCGAGCAGGTATTTAACCAACGTATATTTTATGGTAAGGACAGCGATTATAAAATGATCCTGGACGAGGCCCGGCAGTATCCAATGATGAGCACTCATAGACTCGTGGTACTGCGAGAAGCACAAGAGATGCGTTCTTTTTTGGAGTTGGAAGCCTATTTTGAAAACCCGGTTGCATCCACCATTTTGGTGCTTTGTTACAAATACAAGAAGCTGGACCAAAGAACCAAGGCAGCCAAATTTTTAAAGCAAAATGGAGTTATTTTTGAATCTAAAAAGCTGTACGACAATCAATTATCCCCCTGGATCTTGCAGGAAGCAGGCAAAAAGGGTATTAAATTAAAGCCCGAAGCCGCTCATCTTCTGGCAGAATATCTTGGGGCTGATCTCGGGGGTATCGCACAAAATCTGGATAAAATAAAATTATCAGTAGAGCCGGAACAGACTGTTTCCGCTCAGGATCTGGAGCCTATTATAGGTATCCACAAAGAGTTTAACGTGTTTGAGATGCAAAAAGCTTTGGGCCAGCGTGACAAGCATAAAATATTCCAAATTGTCGATTACTTCGATTCTAACCCGAAGTCCAATCCGCTGGTGATGACCCTTGCCTCCTTGTTCAATTTTTTTAGCAAACTCTATGTGGCCAAGGCCGGAGATCACCGAAATGATAAAGATCTTTTAAGTGCGTTGCAGTTGAAAAGCAGCTTTTTTCTCAAAGAATATAAAGAAGCGTTAAAACACTATAGCCTAAGACAATTGGAAAATGTGCTCTTTTTGTTACGCGAATATGATTTAAAATCAAAAGGCGTCAACAGCAAAGGGGGAGAGGATGGTCAGATGTTAAAAGAATTGATTAGCAGGGTATTGATGTAA
- a CDS encoding chorismate-binding protein, with protein MEKIKIYTKSKRQLADTVTPVHLYLKLRDHFDESMMLESSDFRSIENCHSYIGLGKLATASVLDGTLTVELPGQFPVSTPMVKTHDLSRHLQLFMDSFDIESDGDYKLINGIFGHFNFESIQYFDTLQFDSSKKQVEIPDARFTLYRYILAIDHFKDELFILENSLDKDTDHIEYLESLILNEQAHAFKFHKDGEETSTLTDQQYRDLVTTGKHHCKIGDVFQVVFARRFRQAYKGDDFNVYRALRSVNPSPYLFYFDMGNYRIFGSSPEAQLVINKGLASVNPIAGTYRRTGNDELDQLKAKELALDPKENAEHIMLVDLARNDLGIHSDHVEVKVLKEVQYFSHVIHLVSNVEGQLTKGFNMFKVFGDTFPAGTLSGAPKYKAIELIKANEPEQRNFYGGSIGFVGFDGSLLHAITIRSFLSKDNVLHYQAGAGIVASSVEENELQEVSNKLGALRKAMEKAEQI; from the coding sequence ATGGAAAAAATAAAGATATATACTAAAAGCAAGCGCCAACTAGCGGATACAGTGACTCCCGTTCATTTGTATCTCAAGCTGAGGGATCATTTCGATGAGTCCATGATGCTCGAAAGTTCAGATTTCAGAAGTATAGAGAACTGTCATTCGTACATTGGGCTGGGAAAACTAGCCACGGCATCTGTCCTGGATGGTACCCTTACCGTTGAACTGCCAGGACAATTCCCAGTGAGTACCCCGATGGTCAAAACCCATGATTTGTCGAGGCATTTGCAACTATTTATGGATAGTTTCGATATCGAAAGCGATGGTGATTACAAGCTCATCAATGGGATATTTGGTCATTTCAATTTTGAGTCCATTCAGTACTTTGATACACTGCAGTTTGATTCATCTAAGAAACAAGTGGAAATCCCTGATGCGAGATTTACTTTGTACAGATACATCCTGGCCATTGATCATTTTAAAGATGAATTATTTATCCTGGAGAATAGTCTTGATAAGGATACGGACCATATCGAATATCTGGAGTCATTGATCCTCAACGAACAAGCCCATGCGTTTAAGTTTCACAAAGATGGCGAGGAGACAAGCACCCTTACGGATCAGCAATATCGCGACCTGGTGACCACCGGTAAACATCATTGCAAGATAGGCGATGTATTTCAAGTAGTGTTTGCGCGCCGATTCAGGCAAGCATACAAGGGAGATGATTTTAATGTATATCGAGCTTTGCGTAGTGTCAATCCTTCACCATATTTATTTTATTTTGATATGGGAAATTACCGGATTTTTGGTTCATCTCCCGAAGCTCAGTTGGTGATCAACAAAGGATTGGCGAGTGTCAACCCGATAGCCGGCACTTATCGTCGCACCGGCAATGATGAGTTAGATCAGTTAAAAGCGAAAGAACTGGCACTCGATCCTAAAGAAAATGCCGAACATATCATGTTGGTCGACCTTGCTAGAAATGATCTCGGCATTCATTCCGATCATGTCGAAGTAAAGGTGCTCAAAGAGGTACAATATTTTAGTCATGTCATTCACCTGGTATCAAATGTTGAAGGCCAGCTAACCAAAGGATTCAATATGTTTAAAGTATTTGGCGATACATTCCCTGCTGGAACTTTAAGTGGTGCGCCAAAATACAAAGCCATAGAGCTCATCAAAGCCAACGAACCCGAGCAGCGGAATTTTTATGGAGGTTCTATCGGATTTGTGGGTTTTGATGGGTCATTATTACATGCGATTACGATTCGTTCGTTTTTGAGTAAGGACAATGTATTGCATTATCAGGCAGGAGCAGGTATCGTAGCTTCGAGCGTAGAAGAAAACGAATTGCAGGAGGTAAGCAATAAACTAGGTGCTTTACGAAAAGCCATGGAAAAAGCAGAACAGATTTAA
- a CDS encoding aminodeoxychorismate/anthranilate synthase component II: protein MKILMIDNYDSFTYNLVQYLRELTNTKITVVRNDEVPVDFVQDFDCIFISPGPGVPKDSGIIIEVIKKYAPHKPIFGVCLGLQAIGEAFGGNLTNLDQVYHGVHTPVIITDPGETIFAGIPSPFQAGRYHSWVVSKDNFPQDLVITAEDEHGMIMAASHRTYQVKGVQFHPESILTPDGKKILKNFLVESEAIYKKQLIENTF, encoded by the coding sequence ATGAAGATTTTAATGATAGACAATTATGACTCGTTTACCTATAACCTGGTTCAGTATTTGAGGGAATTGACAAATACGAAAATAACAGTAGTGCGCAACGATGAAGTCCCGGTAGATTTTGTCCAGGACTTTGATTGTATATTTATTTCTCCCGGACCTGGCGTGCCTAAAGACTCTGGTATTATCATAGAGGTGATTAAAAAGTACGCTCCGCACAAACCTATATTTGGTGTCTGTCTCGGCCTCCAGGCTATAGGGGAAGCATTTGGAGGAAACCTGACCAATCTGGATCAGGTCTACCACGGGGTACATACACCAGTGATCATCACGGACCCTGGAGAGACTATATTTGCCGGCATTCCTTCCCCTTTTCAGGCTGGAAGATATCATTCATGGGTGGTGAGTAAAGATAATTTCCCTCAGGACCTGGTCATCACAGCGGAAGATGAGCATGGCATGATTATGGCTGCAAGTCATCGAACTTACCAGGTCAAAGGTGTTCAGTTTCACCCTGAGTCAATACTGACACCCGATGGCAAAAAGATATTAAAAAACTTTTTAGTGGAAAGTGAAGCGATTTATAAAAAACAATTAATAGAAAATACTTTTTGA
- the trpD gene encoding anthranilate phosphoribosyltransferase: MKKILTYLYEHKKLNRVEAREILVNISRNAYNEAQVASFITVYLMRAISEHELQGFVDALLDLCIPVDLDGLPTIDLCGTGGDGKNTFNISTLSSFVVAGAGYKVTKHGNYGVSSKCGSSDLLETLGYKFTNDVDVLRRQLDKSNICFLHAPMFHPAMKSVAPIRKQLGVKTFFNMLGPLVNPARPKYQMAGVFNLELARLYAYLFQQQPDKRFSVIHAMDGYDEISLTGSFKMKTQNSDVVLQPGDLGLKTLKPDEIYGGDTKEDAAAIFNQVLNGVATPAQMEVVYANAGIAIHTADPSLNLVDAVQKARESISNGQALSSFKNLLEATA; this comes from the coding sequence ATGAAAAAAATACTGACCTATCTCTATGAACACAAAAAGCTCAATAGGGTAGAAGCCAGGGAGATACTGGTAAATATATCGAGGAATGCCTACAATGAAGCACAGGTAGCTTCTTTCATTACGGTATACCTGATGCGGGCGATCTCGGAGCATGAACTGCAGGGATTTGTAGATGCTTTATTAGATTTATGCATTCCAGTCGACTTGGATGGGCTTCCAACTATCGACCTTTGCGGGACAGGAGGAGATGGCAAAAATACTTTTAACATCTCAACTTTATCCTCTTTTGTAGTGGCTGGAGCAGGATACAAAGTGACCAAGCATGGCAATTATGGAGTGAGTTCCAAATGTGGTTCTTCTGATTTATTGGAGACGCTTGGATATAAGTTTACTAATGATGTGGATGTTTTAAGGCGACAGTTGGATAAGAGCAATATTTGTTTTCTTCATGCCCCAATGTTTCATCCTGCGATGAAGTCGGTAGCACCGATTAGAAAACAACTAGGGGTAAAGACCTTTTTTAATATGTTGGGTCCCTTGGTCAACCCTGCAAGACCAAAATACCAAATGGCTGGAGTGTTTAACCTGGAGCTCGCCAGATTGTATGCTTACCTTTTTCAACAACAACCTGATAAACGATTTTCTGTCATACATGCTATGGATGGCTATGATGAAATCTCGCTCACAGGGTCTTTCAAAATGAAGACCCAAAATTCGGATGTAGTATTACAACCGGGTGATTTGGGGTTAAAAACTTTAAAACCTGATGAAATCTATGGCGGTGATACCAAAGAAGATGCAGCTGCCATTTTTAACCAGGTCTTGAATGGGGTAGCCACTCCCGCGCAGATGGAAGTAGTCTACGCCAATGCCGGCATCGCCATCCATACAGCTGATCCGTCACTCAACCTGGTCGATGCAGTACAAAAAGCAAGAGAATCTATATCCAATGGTCAGGCATTAAGTTCATTTAAAAATTTACTCGAAGCGACCGCATGA
- the trpC gene encoding indole-3-glycerol phosphate synthase TrpC, with protein MTILDNIIEHKYLEVKLRSEQFPLHLIVEREYYSSPTRSLKNKLKAGPGIIAEFKRKSPSKGTIRSEADVVEITQSYGSAGAAACSILTDNDFFGGSALDILMARPKIQIPILRKEFIIDPYQIHEAKALGADLILLIAECLTKQQIKDFTTLAHDLGLEVLMELHFEEELDKWYDQIDLIGVNNRNLKTFETGIAKSIELAPLLPHESVWVSESGLKGSEEISALIKIGFKGFLIGETFMKAPDPGLLCQTFVQNLTFNSTHAE; from the coding sequence ATGACTATCCTGGACAATATTATTGAACATAAGTACCTGGAGGTGAAGCTCCGCAGCGAGCAGTTTCCTTTACACTTGATCGTCGAGCGTGAGTACTATTCTTCGCCTACCCGTTCATTAAAAAATAAATTGAAAGCAGGACCGGGGATCATTGCGGAGTTTAAACGAAAGTCGCCATCAAAAGGCACTATTCGATCCGAAGCAGATGTCGTAGAGATCACTCAATCGTATGGTAGTGCAGGGGCTGCTGCTTGCTCGATCCTAACCGACAATGATTTCTTTGGAGGAAGTGCTCTTGATATCCTGATGGCCAGACCGAAGATTCAAATTCCTATACTGCGTAAAGAATTTATCATCGATCCTTACCAAATACATGAAGCTAAAGCCTTAGGTGCCGATCTGATATTATTGATAGCCGAATGTTTGACCAAACAACAAATTAAAGATTTTACCACTTTGGCCCATGATCTGGGATTAGAAGTATTGATGGAGCTCCATTTTGAAGAAGAATTGGACAAATGGTATGATCAGATAGACCTCATCGGAGTCAACAACCGAAATCTGAAGACTTTCGAGACAGGTATTGCAAAGTCCATAGAGTTGGCGCCTTTGCTTCCTCATGAATCAGTTTGGGTTTCCGAAAGTGGTTTGAAAGGGTCTGAAGAAATCAGTGCATTAATTAAAATAGGCTTTAAAGGATTCCTAATCGGTGAGACTTTTATGAAGGCTCCAGATCCCGGATTGCTTTGCCAAACATTTGTACAAAACCTAACCTTTAATTCCACCCATGCAGAATGA